In a single window of the Parafrankia discariae genome:
- a CDS encoding LLM class flavin-dependent oxidoreductase, translated as MTGTSPRPRPASDVPLGVLDLVPISAGESVADALRNSIGLARHIDRLGYHRYWVTEHHVNPSTAGLSSTLLTALVADATTRVRVGSGSLQLGHRTALSVAEEWGLLDTLHPGRLDLGLGRAGWHPPAPAAGHTETTGDTPAGPDVPAGPAPVEPDEPPAPYPRLRGSDLFALHRLLLPLNPLNSPDYLDQVTEVVALLDGTRRAGDLRVHAVPGHRAEVAVWVLGRTAGESAEVAGQLGLPYATNYHASPSTTADSVAAYRKAFRASESLARPYVIVTADVVVGPDDESARRAAVGHDQWSLANRVGEPTVFPSPEETSAFPWEPADRELVADLGRSRLVGTAEHVAAGLRELRDRFDADELLVTTTTFAQADRLRSYELLADQWRLPRAD; from the coding sequence GTGACTGGTACGTCCCCCCGACCCCGGCCCGCGAGCGACGTACCACTGGGCGTGCTCGACCTCGTCCCGATCAGTGCGGGCGAGAGCGTCGCGGACGCGCTGCGCAACAGCATCGGCCTGGCCCGGCACATCGACCGGCTCGGCTACCACCGGTACTGGGTCACCGAGCACCATGTGAACCCGAGCACAGCCGGGCTCTCCTCGACCCTGCTGACCGCCCTGGTGGCCGACGCCACCACCCGCGTCCGGGTCGGCTCCGGCTCGTTGCAGCTGGGCCATCGCACCGCGCTGTCCGTAGCGGAGGAGTGGGGCCTGCTCGACACGCTCCACCCGGGCCGGCTGGACCTGGGCCTGGGCCGCGCCGGCTGGCATCCCCCGGCACCCGCCGCCGGCCACACGGAGACCACCGGCGACACCCCGGCCGGACCGGACGTCCCGGCCGGACCGGCCCCCGTCGAGCCGGACGAGCCGCCCGCGCCGTACCCCCGGCTGCGCGGCTCGGACCTGTTCGCCCTGCACCGGCTGCTGCTGCCGCTCAACCCGCTCAACAGCCCCGACTACCTCGACCAGGTGACCGAGGTGGTGGCCCTGCTCGACGGCACCCGCCGCGCCGGTGACCTGCGGGTCCACGCCGTCCCCGGCCACCGGGCCGAGGTGGCGGTCTGGGTTCTCGGCCGCACCGCCGGTGAGAGCGCGGAGGTCGCCGGCCAGCTGGGCCTGCCCTACGCGACGAACTACCACGCGAGCCCGTCCACCACGGCGGACTCCGTCGCGGCCTACCGGAAGGCGTTCCGCGCGTCGGAGAGCCTGGCCCGCCCCTACGTGATCGTCACGGCGGACGTGGTCGTCGGACCCGACGACGAGTCCGCCCGGCGGGCGGCCGTCGGCCACGACCAGTGGAGCCTGGCCAACCGCGTCGGCGAGCCGACCGTGTTCCCCTCGCCCGAGGAGACGTCCGCCTTCCCGTGGGAGCCGGCGGACCGCGAGCTGGTCGCCGACCTGGGACGGAGCCGGCTGGTCGGGACGGCGGAACACGTCGCCGCCGGGCTGCGCGAGCTGCGCGACCGCTTCGACGCCGACGAACTGCTGGTCACGACCACGACCTTCGCCCAGGCCGACCGGCTGCGCTCCTACGAGCTGCTCGCCGACCAGTGGCGCCTCCCGCGAGCCGACTGA
- a CDS encoding acyl-CoA carboxylase subunit beta produces MVETVGDTRLGISIPEQHDPRGPARRLAALFDPGTFIPAPGGVVSRVLVGRGTLGTVPAIAFCTDGTSMGGALGGAGARQIAAAIDQARRDGVPVVGLWHSGGASLGEGVEALDGIGQIFAATVRASGRIPQISVVLGPAAGGAAYGPALTDVVIMAPAGRVFVTGPDVVRSVTGEQIDMEGLGGAQAHGSRSGVVHVLADSEHDAFARARRLVPLLAGTDHPAPVDRPVPDGAADGADPGALLPDRRRRAYDVRPLVHALLDADPDDPGRGSFQELQARWAANVVVGLGRLHGRRIGVIANNPLRKGGCLDSLSAEKAARFVRMCDAFGIPLLVVVDVPGYLPGVRQEWEGVVRRGAKLLYAFAEATVPRVTLVTRKSFGGAYIAMNSRSLGATAVFAWPDAELAVMGAEAAVGILHRRELAAVDPADRPERLRALAAEHQRTAGGARRAVELGLIDAVIEPADTRRRVAAAISEAAISGAARTAPAGRVPHGNIPL; encoded by the coding sequence ATGGTGGAGACGGTCGGCGACACGCGGCTCGGCATCAGCATTCCGGAACAGCACGATCCCCGCGGCCCCGCGCGGCGGCTCGCCGCGCTGTTCGACCCCGGGACCTTCATTCCCGCTCCGGGGGGCGTGGTGTCGCGGGTCCTGGTCGGGCGGGGCACCCTCGGCACCGTCCCGGCGATCGCGTTCTGCACGGACGGCACCAGCATGGGCGGCGCGCTCGGCGGCGCCGGCGCGCGCCAGATCGCCGCGGCGATCGACCAGGCCCGGCGGGACGGCGTTCCGGTGGTCGGGCTCTGGCACTCCGGCGGGGCCAGCCTGGGGGAGGGCGTCGAGGCCCTGGACGGCATCGGGCAGATCTTCGCCGCCACCGTGCGGGCCTCCGGCCGGATACCACAGATCTCGGTGGTGCTGGGGCCGGCGGCCGGGGGCGCCGCCTACGGCCCGGCGCTCACCGACGTGGTGATCATGGCGCCGGCGGGGCGGGTCTTCGTCACCGGCCCGGACGTCGTGCGCAGCGTGACGGGTGAGCAGATCGACATGGAGGGCCTCGGTGGAGCGCAGGCCCACGGCAGCCGTTCCGGTGTCGTGCACGTGCTGGCCGACTCCGAGCACGACGCGTTCGCCCGGGCCCGCCGACTCGTCCCACTGCTCGCCGGCACCGATCATCCCGCCCCGGTGGACCGCCCCGTCCCCGACGGCGCGGCGGACGGCGCCGATCCCGGGGCGCTCCTGCCGGACCGGCGGCGGCGCGCCTACGACGTCCGCCCCCTGGTGCACGCGCTGCTCGACGCCGACCCGGACGATCCGGGCCGCGGTTCCTTCCAGGAGCTCCAGGCGCGGTGGGCGGCCAACGTCGTCGTCGGGCTGGGTCGCCTGCACGGCCGGCGCATCGGGGTGATCGCCAACAACCCGCTGCGCAAGGGCGGCTGCCTGGACTCGCTGAGCGCGGAGAAGGCGGCCCGCTTCGTGCGGATGTGCGACGCGTTCGGGATCCCGCTGCTGGTCGTCGTCGACGTGCCGGGCTACCTGCCGGGCGTCCGCCAGGAATGGGAGGGGGTGGTCCGCCGCGGCGCCAAGCTGCTCTACGCCTTCGCCGAGGCCACCGTGCCCCGGGTGACGCTGGTGACCAGGAAGTCGTTCGGCGGCGCCTACATCGCCATGAACTCCCGCTCGCTCGGGGCCACCGCCGTCTTCGCCTGGCCCGACGCCGAACTGGCGGTGATGGGGGCCGAGGCCGCCGTCGGCATCCTGCACCGCCGGGAGCTCGCCGCGGTCGACCCGGCCGACCGCCCGGAGCGGCTGCGCGCGCTCGCCGCCGAGCACCAGCGGACGGCGGGTGGCGCGCGGCGCGCCGTCGAACTCGGCCTGATCGACGCGGTCATCGAGCCCGCGGACACCCGCCGCCGCGTCGCCGCCGCGATCTCCGAGGCCGCGATCTCCGGGGCGGCCCGCACGGCGCCGGCGGGGCGGGTCCCGCACGGGAACATCCCGCTGTGA
- a CDS encoding cytochrome P450: MSSNQAVVATPPAFPMDRGCPYHPPAGYARLQQDGPITRATLFDGREVWVVTGYEEARRLLVDPRLSSDRSRPDFPVLVPRMAAAKLVALVGMDPPEHDIQRRMLIGNFTVRRANALRPDIERIVGGRVDALLAHEPGEVVDLVPEFALPIPSTVICELLGVPYGDHEFFEEQTRRMVIATSTAAEAAAASRALVDYFDELIAAKRERPGEGLLDELIAERLGTGQIGQDDLASMAMFLLVAGHETTANMLGLSVLALLEHPDQRARLVEDPAGRAAGATEELLRFLSVADEIQRIAAADIEVAGVVIRAGDGVYLPTAAANRTASTFPDPDVLDIGRVPRGHLAFGYGIHQCIGQNLARVELEIGLRELFGRIPTLRLAEPVEALGAKPGGSVQGVYRLPVVW, from the coding sequence ATGAGCAGCAACCAAGCGGTCGTGGCGACTCCGCCCGCCTTTCCCATGGACCGTGGATGTCCCTACCACCCGCCGGCCGGGTACGCGCGGCTCCAGCAGGACGGGCCGATCACCCGGGCGACGCTGTTCGACGGCCGGGAGGTGTGGGTGGTCACCGGCTACGAGGAGGCCCGCCGGCTGCTCGTCGACCCGCGGCTGTCCTCGGACCGTTCCCGGCCCGACTTCCCGGTGCTGGTGCCGCGGATGGCCGCGGCCAAGCTCGTCGCGCTCGTCGGGATGGACCCGCCGGAGCACGACATCCAGCGCCGGATGCTGATCGGCAACTTCACCGTGCGGCGGGCGAACGCGCTGCGGCCGGACATCGAACGGATCGTCGGCGGGCGCGTCGACGCCCTGCTCGCGCACGAGCCGGGCGAGGTCGTCGACCTCGTGCCCGAGTTCGCGCTGCCGATCCCGTCCACCGTGATCTGCGAGCTGCTCGGTGTGCCCTACGGCGACCACGAGTTCTTCGAGGAGCAGACCCGGCGGATGGTGATCGCGACCAGCACGGCGGCCGAGGCCGCGGCCGCGTCGCGGGCCCTGGTCGACTACTTCGACGAGCTGATCGCCGCGAAGCGGGAGCGGCCCGGGGAGGGGCTGCTCGACGAGCTGATCGCCGAGCGGCTCGGCACCGGCCAGATCGGGCAGGACGATCTCGCGTCGATGGCGATGTTCCTGCTCGTCGCCGGGCACGAGACGACCGCGAACATGCTCGGGCTGAGCGTGCTGGCGTTGCTGGAGCACCCGGACCAGCGGGCCCGGCTGGTCGAGGACCCGGCCGGGCGGGCCGCCGGCGCCACCGAGGAGCTGCTGCGCTTCCTGTCGGTGGCCGACGAGATCCAGCGGATCGCCGCCGCCGACATCGAGGTCGCCGGGGTCGTCATCCGGGCCGGTGACGGGGTGTACCTGCCGACGGCGGCGGCGAACCGGACCGCGTCGACGTTCCCCGACCCCGACGTCCTCGACATCGGCCGGGTCCCGCGGGGACATCTGGCCTTCGGCTACGGCATCCACCAGTGCATCGGGCAGAACCTGGCCCGGGTGGAGCTGGAGATCGGCCTGCGCGAGCTGTTCGGCCGTATCCCGACGCTGCGGCTGGCCGAGCCGGTCGAGGCGCTCGGGGCGAAGCCCGGCGGCTCGGTGCAGGGCGTCTACCGGCTGCCCGTCGTCTGGTAG
- a CDS encoding TetR/AcrR family transcriptional regulator, translating into MRSVRTAGSAGAAGSAGAVGTRGRIDKRQAILDAAFAVFAREGYPQASIDMIASEAGVAKPTIYNHLGGKENLFRHSMAAAADRTTAKTLAVVSRLTVDVADLPVAFTDVGRALLECYCAADSWALRRLLHAEIVRFPDLFDMIGANGPNQVGEAFADRLARLALAGRLRLADPVEAAEQYLALLTGPVAHRSALGTRPFDDTQIQHTARAATATFLRAFAATDPAARAPASE; encoded by the coding sequence GTGCGCAGTGTGAGGACCGCCGGCTCGGCTGGAGCCGCGGGCTCGGCTGGAGCTGTCGGCACCCGGGGCAGGATCGACAAGCGGCAGGCGATCCTGGACGCCGCCTTCGCCGTCTTCGCCCGCGAGGGCTATCCGCAGGCGAGCATCGACATGATCGCCTCCGAGGCCGGCGTGGCGAAGCCGACGATCTACAACCATCTCGGCGGCAAGGAGAACCTGTTCCGGCACTCGATGGCGGCCGCCGCGGACCGGACCACGGCCAAGACCCTCGCCGTCGTCAGCCGGCTCACCGTCGACGTGGCCGACCTGCCCGTCGCGTTCACCGACGTCGGCCGCGCGCTGCTGGAGTGCTACTGCGCCGCGGACTCCTGGGCGCTGCGCCGCCTGCTGCACGCCGAGATCGTCCGGTTCCCGGACCTGTTCGACATGATCGGCGCCAACGGGCCGAACCAGGTGGGGGAGGCGTTCGCGGACCGGCTGGCCCGGCTCGCGCTCGCCGGCCGGCTGCGGCTGGCCGACCCGGTCGAGGCGGCCGAACAGTACCTGGCGCTGCTCACCGGCCCGGTCGCGCACCGTTCCGCGCTGGGTACCCGCCCGTTCGACGACACCCAGATCCAGCACACCGCGCGGGCCGCGACCGCGACCTTCCTGCGCGCGTTCGCCGCCACGGATCCGGCGGCGCGGGCCCCGGCGAGCGAGTAG
- a CDS encoding ABC transporter permease codes for MSQRRGGTAVQLVVPRLLRAAAVLLLVGLGVSLLLELTPGDPAFALLGDQASADQISAVHRALHLDDPFATRYWHWMSGVVRGDFGTSYLTGEPVLTSVGQRMQVTGELVLLALAVALVISVPVGVLTAHRADGWADRSWSMASSALISTPPFVLALFLVYLLALQVGGLPATGWVAPADSLGENLRHAVLPVTTLALALVPTYSRMLRADMIATLQEDFILTARSRGLPVRRILFRHALRPSSFSLVTLTGLSVGQLISGAVVVEVLFALPGIGQLVVTSVVAKDVPVVQGVVMFMAVVYCVATAVTDVLYGLLDPRVRVRPA; via the coding sequence ATGAGTCAGCGCCGCGGCGGCACGGCCGTCCAGCTGGTCGTGCCGAGACTGCTGCGGGCCGCCGCGGTGCTGCTCCTGGTCGGCCTGGGGGTCTCGCTGCTGCTCGAACTGACCCCCGGCGACCCGGCCTTCGCCCTGCTGGGCGATCAGGCCAGCGCCGACCAGATCTCCGCCGTCCACCGGGCACTGCACCTCGACGACCCGTTCGCCACCCGTTACTGGCACTGGATGAGCGGGGTGGTGCGCGGCGACTTCGGCACCTCGTACCTGACCGGCGAGCCCGTCCTCACCTCGGTGGGGCAGCGGATGCAGGTGACCGGCGAGCTGGTGCTGCTCGCCCTCGCCGTGGCGCTGGTCATCTCGGTGCCGGTCGGGGTGCTCACCGCGCACCGGGCGGACGGTTGGGCGGACCGCTCCTGGTCGATGGCCTCCTCCGCGCTGATCTCGACCCCGCCGTTCGTGCTGGCGCTGTTCCTGGTCTACCTGCTCGCGCTGCAGGTCGGCGGGCTGCCCGCCACCGGCTGGGTGGCGCCCGCGGACAGCCTGGGCGAGAACCTGCGGCACGCCGTCCTGCCGGTGACCACGCTGGCCCTCGCCCTGGTGCCCACCTACTCGCGGATGCTTCGCGCGGACATGATCGCCACCCTCCAGGAGGACTTCATCCTCACCGCCCGCTCCCGGGGGCTGCCCGTCCGCCGCATCCTGTTCCGGCACGCGCTGCGGCCCTCGTCGTTCTCCCTGGTCACCCTGACCGGCCTCAGTGTCGGGCAGCTGATCAGCGGGGCGGTGGTCGTGGAGGTCCTCTTCGCGCTGCCCGGGATCGGCCAGCTCGTCGTCACCAGCGTCGTCGCGAAGGACGTGCCGGTGGTCCAGGGCGTCGTGATGTTCATGGCGGTCGTGTACTGCGTGGCCACCGCGGTCACCGACGTGCTCTACGGCCTGCTCGACCCGCGGGTCCGGGTGCGGCCCGCATGA
- a CDS encoding LLM class flavin-dependent oxidoreductase, with translation MRVGLGYLNMAPAGDAPTARALYADFLHDARWAQAAGFAGIWVTEHHFSTYSLTSSPLLLLAQAAVVAPTLRLGTSILVLPFWDPVRLAADLLTLDALSGGRLDVGIGRGYQPHEFHGFGRDPADSRAAFTEAVDLLQQLFTAPDERFAGRFHRIDTPVTLLPRPTQRPHPPIWTSATSPESLRFAADRGFHFMLPAGTTFPQVVERRRWIEEAGGLPAGREFQVNRFVYLGDEEGRAAVVREIARQLQTSAALTEGTGPVAGAAPAPERPDPAMEEKAREVLITGSAAEVLEQFLALAETGITYVIASFAFGYLDPRVSRRSRERFAAEVLPRLPVTAPPSVPPTPPTTSPPALPAAR, from the coding sequence ATGCGCGTCGGACTGGGATATCTGAACATGGCCCCGGCGGGCGACGCCCCGACCGCCCGGGCCCTCTACGCCGACTTCCTGCACGACGCCCGGTGGGCGCAGGCGGCGGGCTTCGCCGGCATCTGGGTCACCGAGCACCACTTCTCCACCTACAGCCTGACCTCGTCGCCGCTGCTCCTGCTGGCCCAGGCGGCGGTCGTCGCGCCCACGCTCCGGCTGGGCACGTCGATCCTGGTGCTGCCCTTCTGGGATCCGGTGCGGCTGGCCGCCGACCTGCTCACCCTGGACGCGCTGTCCGGTGGCCGGCTCGACGTCGGCATCGGCCGCGGGTACCAGCCGCACGAGTTCCACGGGTTCGGCCGGGACCCGGCGGACAGCCGGGCCGCCTTCACCGAGGCGGTCGACCTCCTCCAGCAGCTGTTCACCGCCCCCGACGAGCGGTTCGCGGGCCGCTTCCACCGGATCGACACGCCGGTCACCCTGCTGCCCCGCCCGACCCAGCGACCCCACCCGCCGATCTGGACGTCGGCCACCAGCCCGGAGTCGCTGCGCTTCGCCGCGGACCGGGGCTTCCACTTCATGCTGCCCGCCGGCACGACGTTCCCGCAGGTCGTGGAGCGCCGACGCTGGATCGAGGAGGCCGGCGGGCTGCCGGCCGGGCGGGAGTTCCAGGTCAACCGGTTCGTGTACCTGGGCGACGAGGAGGGCCGGGCGGCGGTCGTCCGGGAGATCGCCCGCCAGTTGCAGACCTCGGCCGCGCTGACGGAGGGGACGGGTCCGGTGGCGGGCGCCGCTCCCGCGCCCGAGCGGCCCGATCCCGCGATGGAGGAGAAGGCCCGCGAGGTCCTCATCACCGGGTCCGCGGCGGAGGTGCTCGAGCAGTTCCTGGCCCTGGCCGAGACGGGCATCACCTACGTCATCGCCAGCTTCGCCTTCGGGTATCTCGACCCTCGGGTCAGCCGGCGCTCCCGGGAGCGGTTCGCCGCCGAGGTGCTGCCCCGCCTCCCGGTGACCGCGCCGCCGTCGGTCCCGCCGACACCGCCGACGACCTCGCCACCGGCCCTGCCCGCGGCCCGGTGA
- a CDS encoding ABC transporter substrate-binding protein, which produces MRTAAAAALAALAVSTVAACGGSTAADGTAPAAQSGGTLTVLWPAEPLDLSTDSGFGLQMISGAIERLAVYDALVAITPAAELDYRLARSLDSDDSLTWTLRLRDGLKFSDGTPLDAAAVRDNWTLLADPARKSPSAKIAQRIGSFTVVDPTTLRITLKEADGQFPRLVAQTPLTFIGSPTALRAQGDGFKTAPVGAGSFTVKEWLRNDHLTLVRNPASSVQAHYDTIVVKSVPDETQRYNTLLAGGADIAFSANLRTGITAAAAGLVTEKAFSDGGLNLLFNVTKAPFDDIRARRAVSYALDAQALNKALFDGTAAVPSSFLRDDSPLHSDVPLPRPDRAKAQALFDELAAAGKPVQFTIISPLNFSNVAEWIQSSLGGFRNVSVKVDAMAQTLPVLQGGFQATLTGTPRFVDPYPQLALNLGTGGSSNYGKFSDPALDAALREGQQSRDTADRVRAYETAQRIIAEQLPLAGPLYRLPGQYLHSSKVFGEGKLPIINDGVLDITKLTGAG; this is translated from the coding sequence TTGCGGACCGCGGCGGCCGCCGCGCTGGCCGCGCTGGCGGTCAGCACGGTCGCCGCCTGCGGCGGTTCCACGGCCGCCGACGGGACCGCGCCGGCCGCACAGAGCGGCGGGACCCTCACCGTCCTGTGGCCCGCCGAACCACTCGACCTGTCCACCGACAGCGGCTTCGGGCTACAGATGATCTCCGGGGCGATCGAGCGCCTCGCCGTCTACGACGCCCTGGTCGCGATCACCCCGGCCGCCGAGCTGGACTACCGCCTGGCGAGGTCCCTCGACTCCGACGACTCGCTGACCTGGACGCTGCGGCTGCGGGACGGTCTGAAGTTCAGCGACGGCACCCCGCTGGACGCCGCCGCGGTCCGGGACAACTGGACCCTGCTGGCCGATCCGGCCCGCAAGTCGCCCAGCGCCAAGATCGCGCAGCGGATCGGGTCGTTCACCGTCGTGGACCCGACGACCCTGCGGATCACGCTGAAGGAGGCCGACGGCCAGTTCCCCCGGCTGGTCGCGCAGACCCCGCTGACCTTCATCGGCTCCCCCACCGCGCTGCGCGCCCAGGGCGACGGGTTCAAGACCGCGCCGGTCGGCGCCGGGTCGTTCACCGTCAAGGAGTGGCTGCGCAACGACCACCTGACGCTGGTCCGCAACCCGGCCTCGTCGGTCCAGGCGCACTACGACACGATCGTCGTCAAGTCCGTCCCGGACGAGACGCAGCGTTACAACACCCTGCTCGCGGGGGGCGCCGACATCGCCTTCTCCGCGAACCTGCGTACCGGCATCACCGCGGCCGCGGCCGGGCTGGTCACCGAGAAGGCGTTCAGCGACGGCGGGCTCAACCTGCTGTTCAACGTCACCAAGGCCCCCTTCGACGACATCCGGGCCCGCCGGGCGGTCTCCTACGCCCTCGACGCGCAGGCACTGAACAAGGCCCTGTTCGACGGGACCGCCGCCGTGCCGTCCAGCTTCCTGCGCGACGACTCGCCGCTGCACAGCGACGTGCCGCTGCCCCGCCCGGACCGGGCGAAGGCCCAGGCCCTGTTCGACGAGCTCGCCGCCGCGGGCAAGCCGGTGCAGTTCACCATCATCTCGCCGCTGAACTTCAGCAACGTCGCCGAATGGATCCAGTCCAGCCTCGGCGGCTTCCGGAACGTCAGCGTGAAGGTCGACGCGATGGCCCAGACGCTGCCCGTGCTCCAGGGCGGCTTCCAGGCCACGCTCACCGGCACCCCCCGGTTCGTGGACCCCTACCCGCAGCTGGCCCTGAACCTGGGCACCGGCGGCTCGAGCAACTACGGCAAGTTCTCCGACCCGGCCCTCGACGCCGCGCTGCGGGAGGGGCAGCAGTCCCGGGACACCGCCGACCGGGTTCGGGCCTACGAGACCGCGCAGCGGATCATCGCCGAACAGCTGCCGCTGGCCGGCCCGCTGTACCGCCTGCCGGGGCAGTACCTGCACTCGTCCAAGGTCTTCGGCGAGGGCAAGCTCCCGATCATCAACGACGGCGTGCTCGACATCACCAAGCTGACCGGGGCTGGGTGA